Below is a genomic region from Candidatus Effluviviaceae Genus I sp..
GGAAGGTGCCGTTCCTCACGGCCTCGCTCAGGTCCTTGTTGCTCGCCGAGACCACGCGGGCGTCGCTCGTCCTCGTCAGGCTCTCGCCGACCCGCCGGTACTCGCCGTTCTGCAGGAACCTCAGGAGCTTCACCTGAAGCTGCGGGCTCATCTCGCCGATCTCGTCGAGGAAGAGCGTCCCGCCCCCCGCGGCCTGCACGAGCCCCTCGCGGTCGCGGTCGGCGTCCGTGAAGGCGCCCTTGACGTGCCCGAAGAGCTCGCTCTCCTGGAGGTGGGGAGCGATGGCGCCGGCATTCAGTGCCACGAAGTGGCCGGTCTTGCTCCTCCCGCCCTCGTGGACCGCCCGGGCGATGAGTTCCTTGCCCGTCCCGGACTCGCCGCGGATGACGACGGGAACCCTGCTCTCCTTGAGGCGCTCGACGTCCTCGAGGATGCGGAGCATCTCCGGGCTCCGCGTGATGATCCCCGAGAAGGCGGGCGACCCGCCGAGGTGCTGAGCCAGCCTCCCGTCGGCCTCCCACGTCTTCGACTCGATGGCGCGCCCGTACGCGAGCCCGAGCATGCGCGCCGCCGCGCCCATGAACTCGACATCGTCCTGCGTGAAGGCCGCCTGGCCCTCGGAGCGCTCGCGCTCCGCGTACAGCAGGAACACGCGGTCGCGGGCGAGCCCGGTCCTGACCGGGATGATCGCGACGGCGCCCGCGCCGCCGGGGGCGGAGGCGTCCTTGAGTCGCCCCTCGCTCAGCACGAGCGGGCTTCCGTGTCCGCGCACGTCGATGGTGGCCCGCACGAACTTCGTGACATCGGCCACACCCCTGCCGGTCCGGTCCACGGACGCGGCGACCGACGGGCCGCTCTCGGCGACCGAGAACAGCGCGAGCCGCCCGACGAGAAGCGCGTCGGCGATGCTGCCCGCGAACCGGTAGAGGTCGTCGGCGCCGGGTTCCGACATCTCGAGGAACCGGTAGCCCTCCGCGATGGCCGCGTAGCGGCCGCCACCACCGACGCTCGTCCCCGCCAGCTCGGCGTCGAGCTCGCCGACGGCCGCGTCGACCTCGGAGAGCCCGTGCTCGTCCCGCGCGACCTCGAAGCGCAGCCGCGCGCGCTCGAACCACGTCCTCGCGCGGTCCGGCTCGCCGCCGGCCTTGAGCGCCTTGCCGCGCTCGAGCTCGCACCGCGCGACCCAGTCGCCCGCGCCGACGCGGGTGAACA
It encodes:
- a CDS encoding sigma 54-interacting transcriptional regulator, yielding VSRENGYRRAEALALECLATLELDQRKPESALATLDKAIAAAYRVSAGSDVVGEVLRRRAEALYALGRLDDAERDCNDALRLTRSVGDRIEEGATLRTMAAVHYARGERVAAETLLCQAEETLRRTGECFELARATLTGAVGLRESSGREIPLDTIEARLSSAEAVFTRVGAGDWVARCELERGKALKAGGEPDRARTWFERARLRFEVARDEHGLSEVDAAVGELDAELAGTSVGGGGRYAAIAEGYRFLEMSEPGADDLYRFAGSIADALLVGRLALFSVAESGPSVAASVDRTGRGVADVTKFVRATIDVRGHGSPLVLSEGRLKDASAPGGAGAVAIIPVRTGLARDRVFLLYAERERSEGQAAFTQDDVEFMGAAARMLGLAYGRAIESKTWEADGRLAQHLGGSPAFSGIITRSPEMLRILEDVERLKESRVPVVIRGESGTGKELIARAVHEGGRSKTGHFVALNAGAIAPHLQESELFGHVKGAFTDADRDREGLVQAAGGGTLFLDEIGEMSPQLQVKLLRFLQNGEYRRVGESLTRTSDARVVSASNKDLSEAVRNGTF